From the Gymnogyps californianus isolate 813 chromosome 2, ASM1813914v2, whole genome shotgun sequence genome, one window contains:
- the MC2R gene encoding adrenocorticotropic hormone receptor translates to MSAEKPSNLIKHPGQTSIPSLENISDFSLNITDCTQVVVPEEVFFTVAAAGILENLLVLIAVVRNKNLHLPMYFFICSLAISDMLGSLYKTLENIFIILCKMGYLTRRGDFEKKLDDAMDSMFILSLLGSIFSLLAIAADRYITIFYALRYHNIMTLRRALVILAVIWTFCAGSSIAIALFSYEAATVIPFTILFPLMMFFILCLYVHMFLLARSHAKKIASLPTSTVHQRTNMKGAITLTIFLGVFLCCWAPFVLHILLARFCPHNPYCACYMSIFHVNGTLIMCNAIIDPMIFAFRSPELRSTFKKMFCCARSNWNW, encoded by the coding sequence ATGAGCGCTGAGAAACCTTCCAACCTAATCAAACACCCAGGGCAGACAAGCATTCCTTCCCTCGAAAATATAAGTGATTTCTCCTTAAATATCACTGACTGCACCCAGGTCGTGGTGCCAGAGGAAgtttttttcactgttgctgctgctggaataCTGGAAAATCTGCTTGTCCTTATTGCTGTTGTTAGAAATAAGAATTTGCACTTGCCCATGTACTTCTTCATTTGCAGTTTAGCCATTTCAGACATGTTAGGTAGCTTGTACAAAACTCTGGAGAACATCTTTATCATCTTGTGCAAAATGGGGTACCTGACACGTCGTGGGGACTTTGAGAAAAAGCTGGATGATGCCATGGATTCCATGTTCATTCTGTCTTTACTGGGGTCGATTTTCAGCTTGTTAGCTATTGCAGCAGACAGATACATCACTATCTTCTACGCTTTGCGATACCATAACATCATGACACTAAGAAGGGCCTTGGTTATCTTGGCAGTCATTTGGACATTCTGTGCTGGCAGTAGCATTGCCATTGCCCTCTTCTCCTATGAAGCAGCAACAGTCATTCCCTTCACCATCCTGTTCCCTTTAATGATGTTTTTTATACTGTGCCTCTACGTCCATATGTTCCTCCTGGCTCGATCTCATGCTAAAAAGATCGCCTCACTGCCAACCAGCACAGTCCATCAGAGAACTAACATGAAAGGAGCCATTACACTGACTATTTTCCTTGgagttttcctttgctgttggGCCCCCTTTGTTCTTCACATCCTCTTAGCAAGGTTTTGCCCACATAACCCTTACTGTGCCTGCTACATGTCCATTTTCCATGTGAATGGGACGCTCATAATGTGCAATGCCATCATCGACCCTATGATTTTTGCATTCCGAAGCCCAGAATTACGGAGTACGTTTAAGAAGATGTTCTGCTGTGCCAGGTCAAACTGGAACTGGTAA